One part of the Helicobacter cetorum MIT 99-5656 genome encodes these proteins:
- a CDS encoding RloB family protein, with amino-acid sequence MSSLRSTRQTFNESNLEPLECLVESKRVLIVCEGEKLRSEHLYLSLYKQKFKLESFDIEIVPCGKKSDFYHITQKVLECINKNRGNPYTHVFCVADVDDDKDEKNKKVNIEIGRLKKKCGKQEVRAIISNPCFEYWILLHLYYTTAEFKDDEALKKEIDIYLSNLKIEMEYAKNNQKFYRMIIDSYEIALKNAKQVQKYHKDGGKNENYPNPSTQFGELIGFLNNKIARS; translated from the coding sequence ATGTCATCTTTGAGATCTACAAGGCAAACTTTTAATGAAAGCAATCTAGAACCTTTAGAGTGTCTAGTAGAGTCCAAAAGGGTACTTATTGTTTGTGAGGGAGAAAAGCTACGCTCAGAGCATTTGTATTTATCGCTTTATAAGCAAAAATTTAAGTTAGAAAGTTTTGATATTGAAATAGTGCCTTGTGGTAAGAAATCTGATTTTTATCATATCACTCAAAAGGTTTTGGAATGTATAAATAAGAATAGGGGTAACCCCTATACGCATGTGTTTTGCGTTGCAGATGTGGATGATGATAAGGACGAGAAAAATAAAAAGGTGAATATAGAGATTGGAAGGTTAAAAAAGAAATGTGGTAAGCAAGAAGTGCGAGCCATTATTTCTAACCCATGCTTTGAGTATTGGATTTTATTGCATTTGTATTATACAACAGCAGAATTTAAGGATGATGAAGCTCTTAAGAAAGAAATTGATATTTATCTCAGTAACTTAAAGATTGAAATGGAATATGCAAAAAACAATCAAAAGTTTTACAGAATGATTATTGATAGTTATGAAATAGCTTTAAAGAATGCTAAACAAGTTCAAAAATACCATAAAGATGGTGGTAAGAATGAAAATTATCCCAACCCATCTACACAATTTGGCGAGCTAATAGGGTTTTTAAATAATAAGATAGCAAGAAGTTAA
- a CDS encoding SDR family oxidoreductase produces the protein MAHILVSGATSGFGLEIAKAFLQKNHVVFGTGRRQKNLQELQLAYPKHFIPLCFDIQNKQEIKQAIETIFSVTNRIDALVNNAGLALGLHKAYECDLDDWETMIDTNIKGLLYLTRLILPSMIEHNQGTIINLGSIAGTYAYPGGNVYGASKAFVKQFSLNLRADLAGTNIRVSNVEPGLCGETEFSMVRFKGDRFKAQSLYENTIYLKPQDIANIVLWIYEQPLHVNINRIEVMPTSQTFAPLLTHKNP, from the coding sequence ATGGCACACATTCTGGTTAGCGGAGCAACTTCAGGATTTGGGTTAGAAATCGCTAAGGCGTTTTTACAAAAAAATCATGTGGTTTTTGGCACAGGAAGGCGGCAAAAGAATTTACAAGAATTACAGCTTGCCTACCCCAAACATTTCATTCCCCTATGTTTTGATATTCAAAATAAGCAAGAAATCAAGCAGGCTATAGAGACTATCTTTTCTGTTACTAACCGCATTGATGCTTTAGTCAATAATGCAGGCTTAGCACTAGGTTTACACAAGGCTTATGAATGCGACCTAGATGACTGGGAGACTATGATAGACACTAATATCAAAGGGTTATTGTATCTCACTCGTTTGATTTTGCCTTCCATGATAGAGCATAATCAAGGAACTATCATCAATCTTGGTTCTATCGCTGGCACTTATGCCTACCCAGGCGGAAATGTCTATGGAGCGAGTAAGGCGTTTGTGAAACAATTTTCTTTAAATTTACGAGCAGATTTGGCTGGCACAAACATTAGAGTGAGCAATGTAGAACCTGGTCTGTGTGGCGAAACAGAATTTAGCATGGTGCGTTTTAAAGGCGATAGATTCAAAGCTCAATCACTCTATGAAAATACCATTTATCTCAAGCCACAAGATATTGCCAACATCGTGCTATGGATTTATGAGCAACCCTTACATGTCAATATCAATCGCATAGAAGTCATGCCTACAAGCCAAACTTTCGCTCCCCTACTCACCCATAAAAACCCTTAA
- a CDS encoding AAA family ATPase — MLVNFRVKNFMSIKESTLLDLRASSDKRHAHTFNSGINGMHLLNTTAIYGANATGKTTIVLALKVMQEIIREGFITRGINLRVEPFLLDKTTKRESSEFEVNLVIENTHYRYGFSATREKIIKEWLYAYPNGEEKGKQICFIRHADSSFESTYQEEKWQEIREFAGDNVLWLSVGAVFKTSYLKPSLRSVFDWFDKNLKIIVDESRLEHLGLSFSRFGRFSNDISNNNTIEMCKNERDKALILTYLEDVDFSIKNLEVIQEERRVHTRRSAIPSLRTRDKLKFFHSDEHKEGFDLQQESAGTQRFLELLAPFIVALRKGHTLIVDELNEKLHSRLVYFLWKMFQHERLNKKHAQLVVTTHDTSLLSFEDDLERFIDCIWFCRKMDNGATRLFPLSGYETDSIEDIEEAYLSGRFGGVPFIRDIDL; from the coding sequence GTGTTAGTTAATTTTAGGGTTAAAAACTTTATGTCTATTAAAGAATCGACCCTATTAGATTTAAGAGCTTCTAGCGATAAAAGACATGCCCACACTTTTAATTCTGGTATTAACGGTATGCATTTATTAAACACGACCGCAATTTATGGGGCTAACGCAACCGGAAAAACGACTATTGTGCTTGCCTTAAAGGTTATGCAAGAAATTATAAGAGAGGGTTTTATTACAAGGGGCATTAATCTTCGTGTTGAGCCATTTTTACTAGACAAAACGACAAAAAGAGAGTCTAGCGAATTTGAAGTCAATCTCGTTATAGAAAACACGCACTACAGATATGGCTTTAGTGCTACAAGAGAAAAAATCATCAAAGAGTGGCTGTATGCTTATCCTAATGGGGAGGAGAAAGGGAAGCAGATATGTTTTATCCGCCATGCTGATTCTAGCTTTGAAAGCACTTACCAAGAAGAAAAATGGCAAGAGATTAGAGAATTTGCGGGGGATAATGTTTTATGGTTGTCTGTAGGGGCAGTATTCAAAACTTCCTATTTGAAACCCTCTCTTCGTTCTGTTTTTGATTGGTTTGACAAAAATTTAAAAATTATAGTAGATGAATCGCGTTTAGAACATTTAGGGCTTAGTTTCAGTCGTTTTGGGCGTTTCTCTAATGATATTTCTAATAATAATACTATAGAGATGTGCAAAAATGAAAGAGATAAAGCGCTGATTTTAACTTATTTGGAGGATGTAGATTTTTCTATTAAAAATTTGGAAGTTATTCAAGAAGAAAGGCGTGTGCATACCCGAAGAAGTGCGATACCTAGTCTTAGGACAAGAGATAAACTTAAATTTTTCCATTCCGATGAACACAAGGAAGGTTTTGACTTACAGCAAGAATCGGCAGGGACACAAAGATTCTTAGAATTGTTAGCCCCTTTTATAGTGGCGTTACGCAAAGGGCATACCTTAATTGTGGATGAATTGAATGAAAAGTTGCATTCTCGTTTGGTATATTTTTTGTGGAAAATGTTTCAACATGAGCGCTTGAATAAAAAGCATGCGCAATTAGTGGTTACAACCCATGACACTTCTTTATTGTCGTTTGAAGATGATTTAGAGCGTTTTATAGATTGTATATGGTTTTGTAGAAAAATGGATAATGGGGCGACTCGTTTATTCCCATTAAGTGGGTATGAGACCGATTCTATTGAAGATATTGAAGAGGCTTATCTTTCAGGTCGTTTTGGAGGTGTCCCTTTTATCCGTGATATTGACTTATGA
- the ureB gene encoding urease subunit beta, with product MKKLDYVNTYGPTKGDKVRLGDTELWAEVEHDYTIYGEELKFGAGKTIREGMGQSNSHDENTLDLVITNALIIDYTGIYKADIGIKNGKIHGIGKAGNKDMQDGVSPNLVVGVGTEALAGEGMIITAGGIDSHTHFLSPQQFPTALANGVTTMFGGGTGPVDGTNATTITPGEWNIHRMLRAAEEYAMNVGFLGKGNSSSKQQLVEQVHAGVIGFKLHEDWGTTPSAIDTCLSIADEYDVQVCIHTDTVNEAGYVNDTLNAMNGRAIHAYHIEGAGGGHSPDVITMAGEENILPSSTTPTIPYTINTVAEHLDMLMTCHHLDKKIREDLQFSQSRIRPGSIAAEDVLHDNGMIAMTSSDSQAMGRAGEVVPRTWQTADKNKKEFGPLKEDAKNGNDNFRIKRYISKYTINPAITHGVSEYIGSVETGKIADLVVWNPAFFGVKPKIIIKGGLVVFSEMGDSNASVPTPQPVYYREMFGHHGKAKFDTSITFVNKTAYENGIKEKLGLERKVLPIKNCRNVTKKDFKFNNTTGKLSVDPESFEVFLDGKLCSSKPASELPLAQRYTFF from the coding sequence ATGAAAAAACTTGATTATGTCAATACTTATGGGCCTACTAAGGGGGATAAAGTAAGACTCGGCGATACTGAGCTTTGGGCAGAAGTTGAGCATGACTATACCATTTATGGCGAAGAGTTAAAATTTGGTGCAGGCAAGACCATTAGAGAAGGCATGGGGCAATCTAATAGCCATGATGAAAACACTTTGGATTTAGTGATTACAAACGCTTTGATTATTGACTACACCGGCATTTACAAAGCTGATATTGGGATTAAAAATGGCAAAATCCACGGCATTGGAAAAGCTGGGAATAAAGATATGCAAGATGGCGTTAGCCCTAATTTAGTCGTAGGTGTAGGCACAGAAGCATTAGCGGGAGAAGGCATGATTATTACAGCTGGTGGGATTGATAGCCACACGCATTTCTTAAGCCCGCAACAATTTCCAACAGCCCTAGCTAATGGTGTAACCACAATGTTTGGTGGCGGAACAGGTCCAGTTGATGGCACAAATGCTACAACCATTACTCCAGGTGAGTGGAATATCCACAGAATGCTAAGAGCCGCTGAAGAATACGCTATGAATGTAGGGTTCTTAGGAAAAGGAAATTCTTCTAGCAAACAGCAATTAGTGGAGCAAGTCCATGCAGGGGTTATTGGTTTTAAATTACACGAAGACTGGGGCACTACACCAAGCGCGATTGATACTTGCTTAAGTATTGCTGATGAGTATGATGTGCAAGTGTGTATCCATACAGACACCGTGAATGAAGCTGGGTATGTGAATGACACGCTCAATGCGATGAACGGACGCGCCATTCATGCATACCACATTGAAGGGGCAGGCGGAGGACATAGCCCAGATGTTATCACTATGGCTGGTGAGGAAAACATCTTACCAAGTTCAACTACCCCAACCATTCCTTATACCATAAATACGGTTGCAGAACACTTAGACATGCTAATGACCTGCCACCACTTGGATAAAAAAATTAGAGAGGATTTACAATTTTCACAAAGTCGTATCCGCCCAGGTAGCATTGCGGCTGAAGATGTCTTGCATGACAATGGCATGATTGCTATGACAAGTTCTGATTCTCAAGCTATGGGAAGAGCGGGCGAAGTCGTGCCTAGAACTTGGCAAACCGCTGATAAAAACAAAAAAGAGTTTGGTCCTTTAAAAGAAGACGCTAAAAATGGGAATGATAATTTCCGCATTAAACGCTATATTTCTAAATACACTATAAATCCTGCTATTACGCATGGCGTGAGTGAATACATCGGCTCTGTAGAAACAGGAAAAATCGCTGATTTAGTCGTGTGGAATCCAGCCTTTTTTGGTGTGAAGCCTAAAATCATCATTAAAGGTGGCTTGGTTGTATTCTCTGAAATGGGCGATAGCAATGCATCTGTGCCAACCCCTCAACCTGTATATTACAGAGAAATGTTCGGTCATCATGGAAAGGCTAAATTTGATACTAGCATTACTTTTGTCAATAAGACTGCCTATGAAAATGGCATTAAAGAAAAGCTTGGCTTAGAAAGAAAAGTATTGCCCATTAAAAATTGTCGCAATGTAACTAAGAAAGACTTTAAGTTTAATAACACAACAGGGAAACTCAGCGTAGACCCAGAGAGCTTTGAAGTCTTCTTAGATGGTAAGCTTTGTTCTTCTAAACCAGCGAGCGAATTACCTTTAGCCCAACGCTATACTTTCTTCTAA
- a CDS encoding outer membrane beta-barrel protein, with protein MRALLIVLLSFISLKAEKSSWYAGGSFLIGQGEQKRTITTLEPSHLPPVMLPPNLPKQTPQNSPVSSKGEPSGKSKQENPSPQPVSSPPHSPPPQQQHQEHSPQEKPAELPPNPQPQVQDPPPEKSSPIESPNPQENPTSKSKPTNPPQPRAENQPDINQQVQNIARQDYTEKVIKYRTDKDTAMDNASQTGEAYTRYTKWCVKNAQRYNDQAHNCISIWGKNAHIYEVEYNKIFNEHTYPNAVLPNCPMPSGFPMPSGYNENTLAEKNCFEYGNADNIITTSMPTDIPNLANYFYRLLTLQTNRYTQTNLSNLVSVSKQTTLHYGVSLAIGYKHFFVPRFGLRTYANIEYLYTNAYFSNSNILYGGGLDFLANIIDNNDKQSMIFGIFAGVNLAGNTSIAQIKDNHVSNTQFNTFLHTGLRFVFNGMHEFDLGVKVPFLKNPSVSLNTSNKLYEVQNNTLYSMFISYYYLF; from the coding sequence ATGAGAGCCTTACTAATTGTTTTACTCTCTTTTATAAGCCTCAAAGCTGAAAAGAGTTCATGGTATGCGGGTGGAAGCTTTTTAATCGGTCAAGGTGAACAAAAACGCACCATTACCACCTTAGAACCATCTCATTTACCCCCTGTAATGCTACCGCCAAATTTACCCAAGCAAACACCACAGAATAGCCCTGTTTCATCAAAGGGTGAGCCTAGTGGGAAATCCAAACAAGAAAATCCAAGTCCACAGCCTGTGTCAAGTCCGCCCCATTCGCCACCACCACAACAGCAACACCAAGAACATAGTCCCCAAGAAAAACCAGCTGAACTACCGCCAAATCCCCAACCACAAGTCCAAGACCCACCGCCAGAAAAATCCAGCCCAATAGAAAGCCCAAATCCACAAGAAAATCCAACTTCAAAATCTAAACCCACAAATCCCCCACAACCTAGAGCTGAAAACCAACCAGATATTAACCAACAAGTCCAAAATATAGCTAGGCAAGATTACACGGAAAAAGTTATAAAATACCGAACAGATAAAGATACAGCTATGGATAATGCTTCACAGACAGGCGAAGCATACACAAGATACACGAAATGGTGTGTAAAAAACGCACAAAGATATAACGACCAAGCACATAATTGTATTAGTATTTGGGGTAAAAACGCACATATATATGAAGTAGAATATAATAAGATTTTTAACGAGCATACTTATCCAAACGCTGTTTTGCCAAATTGCCCTATGCCAAGCGGTTTTCCTATGCCAAGCGGTTACAATGAAAACACCTTAGCTGAAAAAAATTGCTTTGAGTATGGTAATGCTGATAATATCATTACGACAAGCATGCCCACAGATATTCCTAACTTAGCAAACTATTTTTACCGCCTACTAACCTTACAAACAAACCGCTATACTCAAACCAACCTTTCAAATTTAGTGTCTGTTTCCAAACAAACCACTCTCCATTATGGAGTTAGTCTAGCTATAGGATACAAACATTTCTTTGTGCCTAGATTTGGATTAAGAACTTATGCTAATATTGAATACCTTTACACTAACGCTTACTTCTCTAACTCTAATATCCTTTATGGGGGTGGGTTAGACTTCCTAGCTAATATCATAGACAATAACGACAAGCAAAGCATGATTTTTGGAATCTTTGCTGGAGTCAATCTTGCTGGAAACACTTCAATTGCTCAAATCAAAGACAACCATGTGAGTAACACTCAATTTAACACCTTCTTACATACAGGATTAAGATTTGTCTTTAATGGCATGCATGAATTTGATTTAGGAGTGAAGGTGCCTTTCTTAAAAAATCCTAGTGTTTCTTTAAACACTTCTAACAAACTCTATGAAGTTCAAAACAACACTCTTTATAGCATGTTTATTAGTTATTATTATTTGTTTTAA
- the ureA gene encoding urease subunit alpha, translating to MKLTPKEQEKFLLYYAGEVARKRKAEGLKLNQPEAIAYVSAHIMDEARRGKKSVADLMQECMHFLKKDEVMEGVGNMIPDLGVEACFPDGTKLVTVNWPIEPDNHKAGEIKFGSDEDIEINAHKQATAIKLKVKNNGTKSLHVGSHFHFFEANRALEFDREKAYGRRLDIPSGNTLRIGAGETKEVTLIEIGGSKKIIGMNGLVNNIANERHKSTAIENAKKHGFLK from the coding sequence ATGAAATTAACTCCCAAAGAGCAAGAAAAATTCTTGTTATATTATGCAGGTGAAGTCGCTAGAAAGCGTAAGGCTGAAGGCTTGAAATTAAACCAGCCAGAGGCTATTGCCTATGTTAGTGCACATATTATGGACGAAGCAAGGCGTGGTAAAAAGAGTGTTGCAGATTTGATGCAAGAATGCATGCACTTTTTGAAAAAAGATGAAGTCATGGAAGGCGTGGGAAATATGATTCCTGATTTAGGCGTTGAAGCATGCTTTCCTGATGGCACCAAGCTTGTAACGGTGAATTGGCCCATAGAGCCTGATAATCATAAAGCAGGTGAAATTAAATTTGGCAGTGATGAAGATATTGAAATCAACGCCCATAAACAAGCCACAGCCATTAAACTTAAGGTTAAGAATAATGGCACAAAATCTTTGCATGTGGGTAGCCATTTTCATTTCTTTGAAGCTAATAGAGCCTTAGAATTTGACAGAGAAAAAGCCTATGGCAGACGCTTAGATATTCCAAGCGGAAATACCTTAAGAATTGGAGCTGGTGAGACTAAAGAAGTTACTCTAATTGAAATTGGTGGGTCTAAGAAAATTATCGGTATGAATGGGCTTGTCAATAATATCGCTAACGAACGCCATAAGTCCACTGCTATTGAAAACGCTAAAAAACACGGATTTTTAAAATAA